The genomic DNA TTCTTCCGATATTTTTGATGAAGTGTTTTCTGTTTGTCGCCCAGATCAACGGGACGTCCACCTATCCATGCTTGCTTCACCTGACTCGATGTTTCCAGCGGGTTTCCGGTACTCACAAAGAGTGTCGCATCTTTCCCGACCGAGAGGCTCCCGACCCGATCATCCACTCCGAGGATCTCAGCTGGGCTGAGTGTGATTGCTTTTAATGCATTTTCTTGTGAAAGACCAAACGCGACGGCCGTTGCAGCATGATATGGCAGATTTCGAACGTTGTAGCTGCTTGAGCGATCATAACCAGAAATACAGAAACGGATGCCCAAGTCTTGAAGCTGCTTTGGCAGTGTGAACGCAGCATCGTAAGCGTCGTGGCGATATAAGGGTTTACGATGGATCGCAGAAAGGATGACAGGGATGTCATGTTTTTTAAGTAGCTCCGCACATTTCGGGGCGTCGTATCCTCCGAAAAGGATCAGCTTGAGATTTTCATTCTTCGAGAAGGCAACGGCTCGATTGATGTCTTGCCATTTATTTGCTCGGACAATGATGGGTTGCTGACCTGAGAGCACCGGGAGCATTGCTTCGAGACGGAGGTCATGGCGAAGTTTGGTTTTTGATTCGACGGCCAACTGATACCGGCGCGCCACTTCAAGAAATTCGCGAAGCTCTTTCGCTTCTTTTTCGTTAGGAAGCGAAACGATCATGGCGGCTCGCGGGCTGACTGTCATCTCTTCGAATGTCCAGCCATCAAGCTGCATAACTGCTGCTTGTCCGGAAATGAGGCCACCGGTCGGGACACTCATGCTCAAGAGCACTCCGTTGCTGCGTGTCACCGGAATCAACTCGCTGTCAGGATTGAAGCTGACCTGCGCGAGAACATTCGGGTTGAATTCGCCTGATTCGCGGTGATCGTTTGATGCTCGAACAGCATTAATTTCGACCAACCCGATTTGAGAATAAGGTTCGAAGAGACCTGGATAGATGTGCATTTTATTCGCCTTTACGACCTGCACTCCTTCCGGAATTTCAATGTCGACTCCAACATCTCTGATCTTCCCCTGATCGAAGATGATCGTCCCGTTCTTGATGGGAGCGGAACTGACTGGATAAATGGTTCCTCCGACAAGCGCAACGGGAGTCTTCGGTAATTTTCCGGGGATTTGATCCGATGCAATCGCTGAACAGGAGATCGTCCAGTGAAATGAAAGTGCCAGAACAAATGCTGAGAAGAATAAATGTTGAAACATGATGACCACAGAACGATGAGGTGAATGAATATCAAAAATCAATGAGTCTCGCTGAGTGTAATTCGACCTGCTCCTGAACCCGGAATTTGCTCTCTCGAACAATGAGAAGATTTCTCTTATCAGCAGCTTCCGGAAAAGTGCTTAATGCGAATGATCATGATGATCGTGTCCGTGACTCTCGCAGAATTCATCATGTCGAGGCCATTCGGAGCTTGGATCGTGGTTCTTCTCTCCCAGTTTCATCATGGGGGCGCGGGTATCAAGGATCTTCTGGATCAACGTGTTCCGCATTTTTGCTATCTCGTCTCGTTCAGCAAGTTCTTCCTCGACATCAAAGTATTTCTTGCCGTCGATCCAGGTTTGTTCGCAGCGACTGAAGTTCGACAGTGGTGGCCCCGACCAGATGACGAGATCCGCATGCTTTCCAGCTTCGAGCGAGCCAACATACTTATCGATGCGGAGCTGAATGGCAGGGTTGAGAGTGACAAATTTCAGAGCTTCCTGAGGCGGAACATTTCCATACTTGACCGCTTTGGCAGCTTCCTGATTCATGCGCCTTCCGAGTTCTCCGTCGTCAGAATTGAACGAAACGACGATTCCCTGCTCGTGCATCATGGCACCGTTGTAGGGAATCGCATCTTGAACTTCGACTTTGTAAGCCCACCAGTCTGAAAAGGACGAGCCAGTTGCTCCGTGCTTCGCCATGGCATCGGCGACCTTGTAGCCTTCCAGAATATGTTGAAAAGAACCAATCGTGATTTCAAATTCGTCAAGCGTGCGAATTAGCGTGAGGATTTCGTCTTGTCGATAGCTGTGACAGTGAACCCATCGCTCACCGCTAAGAATCTCAGCGATCGCTTCCAGTTCGAGATCCGTTCGTGGGGGGAGTCCCTGATGAGTGTCGGCGTACTCTTTCTTCCGAATTGCGTACTCCTTCGCTTCTTGAAGTTCGTCACGCATAATCTGTTGAACGCCCATGCGTGTTTGAGGATACCGACTTGTGTACTTGTCACCCCAGTTGCTCTGCTTGACATTCTCACCGAGTGCAAACTTCACTCCTGCTGGAGCTTCAGGAAAACGCAATCCTTCGTAGTTCGATCCCCATCGCATCTTGATCACTTGATTCTGTCCTCCGATTGGATTTGCAGAACCATGCAGAATGTTCGCTGTCGTCAACCCGCCGGCTAATTGCCAGTAGATATCGATATCATCACAGTCGAGGAAATCAGCGATGCGAACTTCCGCAGTGACAGCTTGAGCGCTCTCGTTGATGCCGCCATCGGAAGCGATGTGTGAGTGACAATCGATGAGTCCGGGAGAAATGTGTTTTCCTGTCGCGTCGATGACGACCGCATTTTCAGGAATTTTGAGGTTCATCCCGACTTCGACAATCACTCCGTCTTTCACCAGCACGGTTCCATTTTTGATGTTTCCAGCTGGGCCACTTGTCCAGATCGTTGCACCTTGGAAGGCGACGAGTTTTGCGGTTTGCGGTTGCTCTTTTCGACCAAACGCACCGAGTGGGTAGTTCACTGGAAAGCTTGCCTGTGAACTTCTGGCAGCGAGGGCGTTCTTCTTTTCCAGCTTCTCTTCTTTTTCTTTTTCGGTCAGGTCTTCGTTCTCGAGAATTTCTGTCTCGACCTCTGATTTCTCCTCGGGTGGAGCTTCAGCTGGTTGATTCAGCGTCATCAGCACTGAAGAATGTTTTCCGTTCGGCCAACTCAGAGTTCCCAACCATTCTTGGGATTCCTTCTCCAGCACAATCGAGAATGTCACCATCCCTCGAGAGTCGAAGCTATCCCCTAAAAATTGTCCAATCAGGCGACCATCCTCCTGAGACAACTTCTTCACTTCGACGGAATCTTCAAACTTAGGCAAGGTTTGATCAGGACGAACCTTCGCCTTGAGTGACTCTTCGCCTTTAATATTCATCAACAAGGAGACTGCATCCTCTTTCGGTCCGTTGGTCAGGGCGAGTTTCCAGTCTCCCTGTAAATCGATCTTGTCATCTTCATCATGTTGAACTCGATGCCCCTGAACCCAGGTTTCAACAATTTTGGTTTCATCGTCAAAGAGGTCACCATCGGTCAACACGAAGCTGGCGAGTTTCCCCTGTTCAAGAGTGCCGAGTTGGTCACTCACCTGAAATCGTTTTGCGGGGATAATCGTTAAAGAGTTCAGTGCCGCAGTGGCTGGAAAACCTCGCTTTACTGCAATTCGCAGATTCTTGAGGAAGTCTTTTTGGCTCTCCAAACGATGCGTGGTGAGTAAAATTTCCAAACCGCTTTTGTGCAACTGAGCCAGATTTCCCGGTGCATGGTCCCAGTGCATCAGAGATTCCAAAGTTGCTGAGTTCGCAGCTTCGGGACTGGCAACATTCGGGGCTTTGGGGAAGGCGACCGGAACGATGAATGTCCGCCCCGTATCTTTGATATCCTGAAGTCTTCGATACTCGTTTCCACTTCCGACAATTATTAAATTCAGTTTGAACTCCCGAGCAAAGTCGTTCGCGCGCAACGCGAAAAGTTCATTACTCGTTTCCAACATGACTGGCAATTCTCCGCTAGCGAACAATTGCATTGCCTGAAGTGTTGAGTTCATTTCGGGGAGAGGCAAAGAAGGATCTTGTTCAACAGCTTTGTGTGCATCGCGATACCAGAGGGCGTCATAAAACGACTGCCGTGCCAACGCGACCGCTCCCATGGGAGAGTTCGGATAGTTCGATCGATCTCCGCTTCGACGAGGAATCGTCAACTCACCATTCAGGGCAACCCGATCTTTCAAAAGAAGCTGATGCGGTTCACCTTCGCCAAGTGAGTAAAGAGCGCTCTGGCCTCGAAGAACTCCAACTTCAGGAGCGACCAAACGCGCGACGAAACCTTGCTGACGCAAACTGGACGCTCCAAGATGCGATTTTTTGATTGCTGAGCTGACATGAAAATCAGACCGAATTCGTGAATTCCAATAAGCTGTCGCAGGTCGTTTGCTGGCAGCATCCAGAGCGATCTCACCGAAGGAATCAATGAACCCGGGATACGCAATCTTTCCAGTTCCGTCGATAACTTCGGCATCGGCGGGGATTTCCACATCCGCACCGACCAGGCTAATTTTCTGATCACGGACAACCAGCGTTCCCTTCTCGACCACTTGTCCCGATTCCTGAACAATCCGCAGCCCGGTGATTGCATAAACATGGGAAGGAGAAGTTCGCAGCCCCTCAACATGCTTTGTACTGCCGACTTGGCCCCAAGCTAACGCAGGCAACAGGCAGATCAGCCCAACGGAAAGAGACCTCAAAGTGAACGACATGATAAGGCAATCCTGAAAAGAAAAGCTTAATGGTGTAAATCAAAAGACCAATAGTGAAGAGTTCAGCGACCAGATACCAGCAATTCAACAAAGATTCGACAATCTTGCTGAGAAACCCTGTCGAAAGAATCGCTAACACGTTGACTCAATGAGCGACAACCGGGGCCGCTACAACCGGGACCGTATCGTCACCAGCTTCAAGATTCGACGGACGAGCGAAATGACAATGCCACCAATGACAAGCAAGATTCCGATCACCAGATATGGAAAATGCCCGGGCGTTTCGGGATCACCTCGGTAAGCGACCAGAAACAGGTACGAAATGACAGAAGCGATCGTCGTCACCGCAACCAACCGAGGTTTGTACCACATGCTGCTGGTCACAATCAGAAGTGCATACCCTGTGACCAGCGATT from Thalassoglobus polymorphus includes the following:
- a CDS encoding amidohydrolase family protein, whose amino-acid sequence is MFQHLFFSAFVLALSFHWTISCSAIASDQIPGKLPKTPVALVGGTIYPVSSAPIKNGTIIFDQGKIRDVGVDIEIPEGVQVVKANKMHIYPGLFEPYSQIGLVEINAVRASNDHRESGEFNPNVLAQVSFNPDSELIPVTRSNGVLLSMSVPTGGLISGQAAVMQLDGWTFEEMTVSPRAAMIVSLPNEKEAKELREFLEVARRYQLAVESKTKLRHDLRLEAMLPVLSGQQPIIVRANKWQDINRAVAFSKNENLKLILFGGYDAPKCAELLKKHDIPVILSAIHRKPLYRHDAYDAAFTLPKQLQDLGIRFCISGYDRSSSYNVRNLPYHAATAVAFGLSQENALKAITLSPAEILGVDDRVGSLSVGKDATLFVSTGNPLETSSQVKQAWIGGRPVDLGDKQKTLHQKYRKKYEEQ
- a CDS encoding amidohydrolase family protein; this translates as MSFTLRSLSVGLICLLPALAWGQVGSTKHVEGLRTSPSHVYAITGLRIVQESGQVVEKGTLVVRDQKISLVGADVEIPADAEVIDGTGKIAYPGFIDSFGEIALDAASKRPATAYWNSRIRSDFHVSSAIKKSHLGASSLRQQGFVARLVAPEVGVLRGQSALYSLGEGEPHQLLLKDRVALNGELTIPRRSGDRSNYPNSPMGAVALARQSFYDALWYRDAHKAVEQDPSLPLPEMNSTLQAMQLFASGELPVMLETSNELFALRANDFAREFKLNLIIVGSGNEYRRLQDIKDTGRTFIVPVAFPKAPNVASPEAANSATLESLMHWDHAPGNLAQLHKSGLEILLTTHRLESQKDFLKNLRIAVKRGFPATAALNSLTIIPAKRFQVSDQLGTLEQGKLASFVLTDGDLFDDETKIVETWVQGHRVQHDEDDKIDLQGDWKLALTNGPKEDAVSLLMNIKGEESLKAKVRPDQTLPKFEDSVEVKKLSQEDGRLIGQFLGDSFDSRGMVTFSIVLEKESQEWLGTLSWPNGKHSSVLMTLNQPAEAPPEEKSEVETEILENEDLTEKEKEEKLEKKNALAARSSQASFPVNYPLGAFGRKEQPQTAKLVAFQGATIWTSGPAGNIKNGTVLVKDGVIVEVGMNLKIPENAVVIDATGKHISPGLIDCHSHIASDGGINESAQAVTAEVRIADFLDCDDIDIYWQLAGGLTTANILHGSANPIGGQNQVIKMRWGSNYEGLRFPEAPAGVKFALGENVKQSNWGDKYTSRYPQTRMGVQQIMRDELQEAKEYAIRKKEYADTHQGLPPRTDLELEAIAEILSGERWVHCHSYRQDEILTLIRTLDEFEITIGSFQHILEGYKVADAMAKHGATGSSFSDWWAYKVEVQDAIPYNGAMMHEQGIVVSFNSDDGELGRRMNQEAAKAVKYGNVPPQEALKFVTLNPAIQLRIDKYVGSLEAGKHADLVIWSGPPLSNFSRCEQTWIDGKKYFDVEEELAERDEIAKMRNTLIQKILDTRAPMMKLGEKNHDPSSEWPRHDEFCESHGHDHHDHSH